The proteins below come from a single Streptomyces sp. B3I8 genomic window:
- a CDS encoding LacI family DNA-binding transcriptional regulator: protein MSRSAGDKVPTMVDVARRAGVSPSTVSYAMTGSRPISEATRLRIQQAMLDLGYRPNVFARGLKSKRSHIIAVLFPKNEHERGMNLGSMEYIFGASDHAQDRGYHLLLWTSGADALDDLAGLAQQGLVDGVLLMEVRLKDPRIEVLRNSELIFTMLGQNADPGDLDYVDTDFDQCARLAVEHLVGHGHRHLGFVHQDAATIASGRGNAIRLRDGMLRAAREAGVALTALTCRSHTAGGRKAFAELLAADPRTTAVIAFNEQATPGLMAAAVAQGRRIPEDFSVVSIDMPAQAAQMTTPTMTTVGPVAADMGKAAAEMLIRRIEGQRLGAPSQLLFDGQLVVRASSGPAPEPH from the coding sequence ATGTCCCGTAGTGCGGGCGACAAGGTACCGACCATGGTGGACGTCGCGCGGCGCGCCGGCGTCTCGCCCAGCACGGTCTCCTATGCCATGACCGGCAGCCGGCCCATCTCCGAGGCCACCCGCCTGCGGATCCAGCAGGCGATGCTCGATCTGGGCTATCGGCCCAATGTCTTCGCGCGGGGGCTCAAGAGCAAGCGCAGCCACATCATCGCGGTGCTGTTTCCCAAGAACGAGCACGAGCGGGGCATGAACCTCGGTTCGATGGAGTACATCTTCGGCGCCTCCGACCATGCCCAGGACCGCGGGTACCACCTGTTGCTGTGGACCTCCGGGGCCGATGCGCTGGACGACCTCGCCGGCCTCGCCCAGCAGGGGTTGGTGGACGGTGTCCTGCTCATGGAGGTCCGGCTGAAGGATCCGCGGATCGAGGTGCTGCGGAACTCCGAGCTGATCTTCACCATGCTGGGGCAGAACGCCGATCCGGGCGACCTGGACTACGTGGACACCGACTTCGACCAGTGCGCCAGGCTGGCCGTCGAACACCTCGTCGGGCACGGGCACCGTCATCTGGGTTTCGTGCACCAGGACGCCGCGACGATCGCCTCTGGACGCGGCAACGCGATCCGGCTGCGCGACGGCATGCTGCGGGCGGCGCGGGAGGCCGGCGTCGCGCTGACCGCGCTGACGTGCCGGAGTCACACCGCCGGGGGCCGGAAGGCGTTCGCCGAACTGCTCGCGGCGGATCCGCGGACGACCGCGGTGATCGCGTTCAACGAGCAGGCCACACCTGGGCTCATGGCCGCCGCGGTGGCCCAGGGCCGCCGTATCCCCGAGGACTTCTCCGTGGTGTCCATCGACATGCCGGCCCAGGCGGCGCAGATGACGACGCCGACGATGACCACGGTGGGACCGGTCGCCGCCGACATGGGCAAGGCGGCCGCCGAGATGCTGATCCGCCGTATCGAGGGGCAGCGGCTCGGCGCGCCTTCGCAACTGCTGTTCGACGGGCAGTTGGTGGTGCGGGCGAGTTCCGGACCGGCCCCCGAACCGCACTGA
- a CDS encoding ABC transporter substrate-binding protein, with protein MRARRVAGVAGVLSATLVLAGCGSGGDGDSAAQGADGRGPITFVTQKDNSGVLPFIADEWNKAHPDEKVTIKQQSDQADQQLSDFEQHFQAKDPGYDVVTVDVVWTAEFAARGWIVPLTGRHALDTDKLLPATVKAGTYNGKLYAAPYGSDGGLLYYRTDLVDSAPTTWNELIGDCKGKTTKGTITGARPACYAGQFAKYEGLTVNAAEAINATGGTIVGPDGRSTTVDSPKSAAGLDFLVNGFKDGYIPKEALGFQETQSVNAFQSGQLMFMRNWPYAVAILNGKGSKVAGKFGVAPLPGPSGHGASTLGGHNLGISAYSRHQATALDFLKFIESDKVQRNNLTVGTLAPVLTSMYSDPKLTRKFTYLPDLLKSIETAVPRPITPFYPGVTEAIETNTYAALQGRTTTAQALKNMQAAIKSATAGG; from the coding sequence ATGCGAGCAAGGAGGGTCGCGGGCGTCGCAGGCGTGCTCAGCGCGACACTGGTCCTGGCCGGCTGCGGCTCGGGCGGCGACGGTGACAGCGCGGCACAGGGAGCGGACGGCCGGGGGCCGATCACCTTCGTCACGCAGAAGGACAACAGCGGTGTCCTTCCGTTCATCGCCGACGAGTGGAACAAGGCGCACCCCGACGAGAAGGTGACGATCAAGCAGCAGTCCGACCAGGCCGACCAGCAACTCTCCGACTTCGAACAGCACTTCCAGGCGAAGGACCCCGGCTACGACGTGGTCACCGTGGACGTGGTGTGGACGGCCGAGTTCGCGGCCCGCGGCTGGATCGTCCCGCTCACCGGCCGACACGCCCTGGACACCGACAAGCTGCTCCCGGCGACGGTCAAGGCGGGCACCTACAACGGCAAGCTCTACGCGGCACCGTACGGCTCCGACGGCGGGCTGCTCTACTACCGCACCGACCTGGTCGACTCGGCGCCCACCACGTGGAACGAGCTGATCGGCGACTGCAAGGGCAAGACCACCAAGGGAACCATCACCGGCGCCCGGCCCGCCTGCTACGCGGGCCAGTTCGCCAAGTACGAGGGCCTGACGGTGAACGCCGCGGAGGCGATCAACGCCACCGGCGGCACGATCGTCGGCCCGGACGGGCGGAGCACGACGGTCGACTCCCCGAAGTCCGCGGCCGGTCTGGACTTCCTGGTCAACGGCTTCAAGGACGGCTACATCCCCAAGGAGGCGCTCGGCTTCCAGGAGACGCAGAGCGTGAACGCGTTCCAGTCGGGCCAGTTGATGTTCATGCGCAACTGGCCGTACGCGGTCGCCATCCTGAACGGCAAGGGCTCCAAGGTGGCCGGCAAGTTCGGCGTCGCACCGCTGCCGGGCCCCTCCGGGCACGGCGCCTCCACGCTCGGCGGCCACAACCTCGGCATCAGCGCCTACTCCAGGCACCAGGCGACCGCCCTGGACTTCCTGAAGTTCATCGAGTCCGACAAGGTCCAGCGCAACAACCTCACGGTCGGCACGCTGGCGCCGGTGCTCACCTCGATGTACAGCGACCCGAAGCTCACACGCAAGTTCACCTACCTGCCCGACCTGCTCAAGAGCATCGAGACGGCGGTGCCGCGCCCCATCACCCCGTTCTACCCGGGCGTCACCGAGGCGATCGAGACCAACACCTACGCGGCGCTGCAGGGGCGGACGACCACCGCGCAGGCGCTGAAGAACATGCAGGCGGCGATCAAGTCCGCCACCGCCGGCGGCTGA
- a CDS encoding carbohydrate ABC transporter permease, producing the protein MTVAGHVEPGTAGKPGGDRRRTRIRRGALRPREARTAFLLIAPALLLLALVVGYPVVKAVYQSFLTDPGLNKATGMFDAGNNWFGLHNYTHWLLQRCATPEGGYTSCPSGALGSQFWSSVGVTVGFTVVACTLETVIGMAFALTMHRAFRGRAMVRVAILVPWAIPTAVTSKLWQVMFDPQGCVNKLLGTHYAWTSSLWPARSAIVIADTWKTTPFIALLILAGLQNIPAETYEAAKIDGAGAWRRFTNVTLPLVKPALAVAVVFRALDTLRMYDLPKILTGGSNGTTTSSILVVDQLTRGANSASALSTITFVLIFVIAFGLVRLLNANLFGAQAKAVR; encoded by the coding sequence ATGACCGTAGCCGGTCACGTGGAACCAGGAACCGCCGGGAAACCCGGCGGCGACCGGCGCCGGACCAGAATCCGCCGGGGCGCCCTTCGTCCCCGCGAGGCGCGCACGGCGTTTCTGCTGATCGCGCCCGCCCTCCTCCTGCTGGCACTCGTCGTCGGCTACCCGGTCGTCAAGGCCGTCTACCAGTCGTTCCTGACCGACCCGGGTCTGAACAAGGCCACCGGGATGTTCGACGCGGGAAACAACTGGTTCGGGCTGCACAACTACACGCACTGGCTGCTGCAACGGTGCGCCACCCCCGAGGGCGGCTACACCTCCTGCCCGAGCGGGGCCCTGGGCTCGCAGTTCTGGAGTTCGGTCGGGGTCACGGTCGGTTTCACCGTCGTCGCCTGCACGCTGGAGACCGTCATCGGCATGGCGTTCGCGCTGACGATGCACCGGGCCTTCCGCGGCCGCGCCATGGTCCGCGTGGCGATCCTCGTCCCGTGGGCGATCCCCACCGCCGTCACGTCCAAGTTGTGGCAGGTCATGTTCGACCCGCAGGGCTGCGTCAACAAGCTGCTGGGCACCCACTACGCGTGGACGTCCTCGCTGTGGCCGGCCCGGTCCGCGATCGTCATCGCGGACACCTGGAAGACCACGCCCTTCATCGCGCTGCTGATCCTGGCGGGCCTGCAGAACATCCCCGCGGAGACGTACGAGGCGGCGAAGATCGACGGCGCGGGCGCCTGGCGACGCTTCACGAACGTGACCCTGCCCTTGGTGAAACCCGCCCTGGCCGTCGCCGTCGTCTTCCGCGCCCTGGACACGCTGCGCATGTACGACCTGCCGAAGATCCTGACCGGTGGCTCCAACGGGACGACGACGAGCTCGATCCTCGTGGTCGACCAGCTCACCAGGGGCGCCAACTCGGCGTCCGCCCTCTCCACGATCACCTTCGTGCTCATCTTCGTGATCGCGTTCGGGCTGGTCCGCCTGCTCAACGCCAATCTTTTCGGCGCGCAGGCGAAGGCGGTGAGGTGA
- a CDS encoding carbohydrate ABC transporter permease encodes MAPTTTAPPVPTADAPVAPRRRNIDLGAIGTVVTTAIIVVWCLAPFYWMLVLAFRDSDYTFSTDLWFSHVTLDNFRYAFDARYNSFARSLVNSLLIGTVVTVVSMVIGVFAAYALARLSFRGKGLVLTVILGASMFPGVAILTPLFQLFSSWHWLGSYQALALPQISFSLPLAVYTLTSFFADMPWNLEEAARVDGATSRQAFRLVILPLAAPAMFTTAILVFLASWNEYLLSSVLSNGSTDVAPSTVAIANFTAGPHIVPYTQTMAAGLIVTVPLIAVVLLLQRRIVSGLTAGGIKG; translated from the coding sequence ATGGCTCCCACCACCACCGCACCGCCCGTCCCCACCGCGGACGCGCCCGTCGCCCCCCGGCGCCGGAACATCGACCTGGGCGCGATCGGAACCGTCGTCACCACGGCGATCATCGTCGTGTGGTGTCTGGCGCCGTTCTACTGGATGCTCGTGCTGGCCTTCCGGGACAGCGACTACACCTTCTCGACGGACCTGTGGTTCAGCCACGTCACCCTGGACAACTTCCGGTACGCGTTCGACGCGCGCTACAACTCCTTCGCGCGCTCACTGGTGAACAGCCTCCTCATCGGCACGGTGGTGACCGTCGTGTCCATGGTGATCGGCGTCTTCGCCGCGTACGCGCTGGCCCGGCTCTCCTTCCGCGGCAAGGGTCTCGTCCTGACGGTGATCCTCGGCGCCTCCATGTTCCCCGGCGTCGCGATCCTGACCCCGCTGTTCCAGTTGTTCAGCAGCTGGCACTGGCTCGGCTCCTACCAGGCGCTGGCCCTGCCGCAGATCTCCTTCTCGCTGCCACTCGCCGTCTACACGCTGACCAGCTTCTTCGCCGACATGCCGTGGAACCTGGAGGAGGCCGCCCGGGTGGACGGCGCCACCTCCCGGCAGGCGTTCCGCCTGGTCATCCTGCCGCTGGCCGCCCCGGCCATGTTCACCACGGCGATCCTGGTCTTCCTCGCGTCGTGGAACGAATACCTGCTGTCCAGCGTGCTGTCCAACGGCTCGACCGACGTGGCACCGTCCACGGTGGCCATCGCCAACTTCACCGCGGGGCCGCACATCGTCCCCTACACCCAGACGATGGCCGCCGGCCTCATCGTCACCGTCCCCCTGATCGCCGTCGTACTGCTGCTCCAGCGCCGCATCGTGAGCGGCCTGACCGCCGGCGGCATCAAGGGCTGA
- a CDS encoding glycoside hydrolase family 76 protein: protein MRYRTHALRATGIVLTSAMLTGGLLASATTANATTAGARTPGATTANAAATFSSADLVRTTNSFLSHYAVNGGDFKTDLSNTSAIHFWEASFDRETLTDASRLTGQWKDKISEAYYRYENTHSVDRFGNPKCWIGNDTDWNDDYSWAVQFALDAYEATGDRHMRDQAKWHTDFFYRDYYDDVHGGGFWRERGTKDQKDVPSNGFAIAASELARYYPDATVHNNPLNTDKTYLQIAQDTYDWLKKSFLRPDGGFENSFSGRSWDDNLYTYNAGVFLELGANLYDLTKDDTYLADGRKVADFARSHFTTGSKQIIVDEDDVGGNGLYRPDPVGNYEIVFKGIFLRGLYKFITLGGQDQYLGWLGDNAQSSYDHRTDDLPSATFDQTLTNGRSTGVASGLAAMTYTLAAQKRTGRIEAETGLHYGTGRNESASSASNGQLVGSIDKAGAGVEFHNVAAAKSLTFRTASANKGAKLSLYINGRFARKVNFPYTGNWNATFTDTSVPVSVPDGATVKLQFDSGDSAANIDYITGS from the coding sequence ATGAGGTACCGAACCCATGCGTTGAGGGCGACAGGAATCGTGCTGACGTCCGCGATGCTCACCGGCGGTCTTCTCGCGAGCGCCACGACCGCGAACGCCACGACCGCCGGCGCCAGGACCCCCGGCGCCACGACCGCGAACGCCGCCGCCACGTTCAGCAGCGCCGACCTCGTCAGGACGACGAACTCCTTCCTCTCCCACTACGCCGTCAACGGAGGGGACTTCAAGACCGACCTGTCCAACACCTCGGCCATCCACTTCTGGGAGGCGTCCTTCGACCGCGAGACGCTCACCGACGCCTCACGGCTCACCGGACAGTGGAAGGACAAGATCAGCGAGGCCTACTACCGGTACGAGAACACGCACTCGGTCGACCGCTTCGGGAACCCGAAGTGCTGGATCGGCAACGACACGGACTGGAACGACGACTACTCCTGGGCCGTCCAGTTCGCCCTCGACGCCTACGAGGCGACGGGCGACCGGCACATGCGCGACCAGGCCAAGTGGCACACGGACTTCTTCTACCGCGACTACTACGACGACGTCCACGGCGGCGGCTTCTGGCGGGAGCGCGGCACCAAGGACCAGAAGGACGTCCCCTCCAACGGCTTCGCCATAGCGGCCTCCGAACTGGCCCGCTACTACCCGGACGCCACGGTGCACAACAACCCGTTGAACACCGACAAGACGTACCTGCAGATCGCGCAGGACACCTACGACTGGCTGAAGAAGAGCTTCCTGCGGCCGGACGGCGGCTTCGAGAACTCCTTCTCCGGACGCTCCTGGGACGACAACCTCTACACCTACAACGCCGGTGTCTTCCTGGAACTGGGCGCCAACCTCTACGACCTCACGAAGGACGACACCTATCTCGCCGACGGGCGGAAGGTCGCCGACTTCGCCAGGTCCCACTTCACCACCGGGAGCAAGCAGATCATCGTCGACGAGGACGACGTCGGCGGGAACGGCCTGTACCGGCCCGACCCGGTGGGCAACTACGAGATCGTCTTCAAGGGCATCTTCCTGCGCGGGCTGTACAAGTTCATCACGCTCGGCGGGCAGGACCAGTACCTCGGCTGGCTCGGTGACAACGCCCAGTCGTCCTACGACCACCGCACCGACGACCTCCCCTCGGCCACCTTCGACCAGACCCTCACCAACGGGCGCTCGACGGGCGTGGCCTCCGGTCTCGCGGCGATGACGTACACCCTGGCCGCGCAGAAGCGCACGGGCAGGATCGAGGCGGAGACCGGCCTGCACTACGGCACGGGCCGCAACGAGTCGGCCTCGTCGGCGTCGAACGGCCAGCTCGTCGGGAGCATCGACAAGGCCGGGGCGGGCGTGGAGTTCCACAACGTGGCGGCGGCGAAGTCGCTGACCTTCAGGACCGCCAGCGCCAACAAGGGAGCGAAGCTCAGCCTGTACATCAATGGCCGCTTCGCGCGGAAGGTCAACTTCCCGTACACGGGGAACTGGAACGCCACCTTCACCGACACATCCGTCCCGGTGTCGGTCCCCGACGGGGCGACGGTCAAGCTCCAGTTCGACTCCGGTGACTCCGCCGCGAACATCGACTACATCACCGGCAGTTAG
- a CDS encoding alpha-glucosidase, whose protein sequence is MDPWWKSAVVYQIYPRSFADADGDGVGDLRGIIDHLDHLAGLGVDVVWLSPIYPSPQDDNGYDISDYQDIDPLFGDLDVFDELLAGVHARGMKLIMDLVVNHSSDEHPWFLQSRSDKASPKRDWYWWRPAREGMEPGSPGAEPTNWGAAFGGPAWEFDERTGEYYLHLFSRKQPDLNWENEEVREAVYTMMRWWLDRGVDGFRMDVINLISKDTALPDGQVSDHGVFPDSAAGYVNGPRVHEFLQEMHERVFAGRDAVLTVGEMPGVTIDEAVLFTDPRRRELDMVFQFDHVWADRGDDPWQLVPLELTRLKAILGRWQAGLAERGWNSLYWNNHDQPRAVSRYGDDSPAHRVASAKMLGTVLHLHRGTPYVYQGEELGMTNYPFETIADFRDIEALGQYAEATEKEGRAPEEVLTVLRARGRDNARTPMQWDASPHAGFTTGRPWLAVNPNHDRINAAAQHDDPDSVYHYYRRLIELRHTEPAVVEGDFRMLLPHDERLYAFTRRLDATELLVIGNFTGESVKAEIPDAAAWSTAELLLTNTTPPPPDLTLTLTPWQAVVYRRTVAD, encoded by the coding sequence ATGGATCCCTGGTGGAAAAGCGCTGTCGTCTACCAGATCTACCCCCGCAGTTTCGCGGACGCCGATGGTGACGGCGTAGGGGACCTGCGCGGAATCATCGACCACCTGGACCACCTCGCCGGCCTCGGCGTGGACGTCGTCTGGCTGTCGCCCATCTATCCCTCCCCGCAGGACGACAACGGCTACGACATCAGCGACTACCAGGACATCGATCCCCTCTTCGGCGACCTCGACGTCTTCGACGAACTGCTCGCCGGCGTCCACGCCCGCGGCATGAAGCTGATCATGGATCTGGTGGTCAACCACAGCTCGGACGAACACCCGTGGTTCCTTCAGAGCCGCAGCGACAAGGCCTCTCCCAAGCGCGACTGGTACTGGTGGCGCCCGGCCCGCGAGGGCATGGAACCCGGGTCGCCCGGCGCCGAACCGACCAACTGGGGCGCGGCCTTCGGCGGACCGGCGTGGGAGTTCGACGAGCGGACCGGCGAGTACTACCTCCACCTGTTCTCCCGCAAGCAGCCCGACCTGAACTGGGAGAACGAGGAGGTCCGCGAGGCGGTGTACACGATGATGCGGTGGTGGCTGGACCGCGGCGTGGACGGCTTCCGGATGGACGTCATCAACCTGATCTCCAAGGACACCGCGCTCCCGGACGGCCAGGTGTCGGACCACGGGGTCTTCCCCGACAGCGCGGCGGGGTACGTCAACGGCCCGCGCGTCCACGAGTTCCTCCAGGAGATGCACGAGCGGGTCTTCGCCGGCCGGGACGCGGTGCTCACCGTCGGCGAGATGCCGGGCGTGACCATCGACGAGGCCGTTCTCTTCACCGACCCGCGACGCCGTGAACTCGACATGGTCTTCCAGTTCGACCACGTCTGGGCGGACCGCGGTGACGACCCGTGGCAGCTCGTCCCGCTCGAACTCACCCGTCTCAAGGCCATCCTCGGGCGCTGGCAGGCGGGTCTGGCGGAGCGCGGCTGGAACAGCCTCTACTGGAACAACCACGACCAGCCCCGCGCGGTCTCGCGCTACGGCGACGACAGCCCCGCCCACCGCGTCGCCTCCGCCAAGATGCTCGGCACCGTTCTGCACCTGCACCGCGGCACGCCCTACGTGTACCAGGGCGAGGAACTCGGCATGACGAACTACCCGTTCGAGACCATCGCCGACTTCCGCGACATCGAGGCCCTCGGGCAGTACGCGGAGGCGACCGAGAAGGAGGGTCGCGCACCCGAAGAGGTGCTCACCGTGCTGCGCGCCCGGGGGCGTGACAACGCGCGCACCCCGATGCAGTGGGACGCCTCACCGCACGCCGGCTTCACCACCGGCCGGCCGTGGCTGGCCGTCAACCCCAACCACGACCGCATCAACGCCGCCGCACAGCACGACGACCCCGACTCCGTCTACCACTACTACCGCCGGCTGATCGAGCTCCGGCACACCGAACCGGCCGTGGTCGAGGGCGACTTCCGCATGCTCCTGCCGCACGACGAACGGCTGTACGCCTTCACGCGCCGGCTCGACGCCACCGAGCTCCTGGTCATCGGCAACTTCACCGGCGAGTCCGTGAAGGCCGAGATTCCGGACGCCGCCGCCTGGTCCACCGCCGAACTGCTGCTGACCAACACCACACCCCCGCCACCCGACCTCACCCTCACCCTCACCCCCTGGCAGGCGGTGGTCTACCGGCGCACGGTGGCGGACTGA
- a CDS encoding WGR domain-containing protein, producing the protein MSSTTTYLELSQQGEGAHKFYEVTVRGTVVSVRYGRIGASGQSQTSTFPSEAKAQAAAAKKIGEKVRKGYAPAVQGQRAARAVTRRQVSSAPSTARAVAPVLWRFRTGAAAFGIHVDEDRCWVGNQAGDVYTVSHGGEVLARYQLPDGVKCLVADDFWIYAGCDDGKVYDLSSKLPFAAYDIAADVDIFWLDIREGVLNVSAADGGLTVIDHEDEYQWARKSTGAQGWMVRADERGVYHGHAKGVTAYAPDGSGELWHTPAQGQVLFGWQEDDSVYAGTARHVVQRMSKATGAVEATFRCDASVYSCATAPGGRFVFAGDSSSSVYCFDADGTRLWKLGTGGGSALSMQFFDDKLYMVTTDGSLVCLDASPAAVAAAQQGTVPVAADIKSAAALPTYTPAATVTTVTSAPAGAVVVECVQEAGRLRVHVLSDGFEPSWNVQFPRGMRQPGARYVVDALHPAQAGFYRVRGEIRRLV; encoded by the coding sequence ATGTCATCCACCACCACGTATCTCGAGCTGTCCCAGCAGGGCGAGGGGGCACACAAGTTCTACGAGGTGACCGTGCGAGGGACAGTGGTCTCGGTGCGCTACGGACGCATCGGTGCCAGCGGCCAGTCGCAGACCTCGACCTTCCCCTCGGAGGCGAAGGCACAGGCCGCGGCAGCCAAGAAGATCGGCGAGAAGGTCCGCAAGGGCTACGCACCGGCGGTCCAGGGGCAGCGCGCGGCCCGAGCGGTGACGCGCCGCCAGGTCAGTTCCGCGCCCTCCACCGCCCGCGCCGTGGCGCCCGTGCTGTGGAGGTTCAGGACCGGTGCGGCGGCCTTCGGTATCCATGTCGACGAGGACCGCTGCTGGGTGGGGAATCAGGCGGGTGACGTCTACACCGTCAGCCACGGAGGTGAGGTCCTGGCCCGCTACCAGCTCCCCGACGGCGTCAAGTGCCTGGTGGCGGACGACTTCTGGATATACGCGGGGTGCGACGACGGCAAGGTCTACGACCTCTCCTCGAAGCTTCCGTTCGCGGCGTACGACATCGCGGCCGACGTGGACATCTTCTGGCTGGACATCCGCGAAGGCGTGCTGAACGTCTCCGCCGCCGACGGGGGTCTGACGGTCATCGACCACGAGGACGAGTACCAGTGGGCACGCAAGTCCACCGGAGCTCAGGGCTGGATGGTGCGCGCCGACGAACGGGGCGTCTACCACGGACACGCCAAGGGCGTCACGGCCTACGCACCGGACGGCTCGGGCGAGTTGTGGCACACCCCGGCCCAGGGCCAGGTGCTGTTCGGCTGGCAGGAGGACGACTCGGTGTACGCGGGCACCGCACGCCACGTCGTGCAGCGGATGTCCAAGGCGACGGGAGCGGTGGAGGCGACCTTCCGCTGCGACGCCAGCGTGTACTCGTGTGCGACAGCGCCCGGCGGCCGCTTCGTCTTCGCGGGCGACAGCTCCTCGTCGGTGTACTGCTTCGACGCGGACGGCACCCGGTTGTGGAAGCTCGGTACGGGCGGTGGTTCGGCGTTGTCCATGCAGTTCTTCGACGACAAGCTGTACATGGTCACCACGGACGGCTCACTGGTGTGCCTCGACGCGAGCCCCGCGGCCGTCGCGGCGGCCCAGCAGGGCACGGTCCCGGTCGCGGCGGACATCAAGTCCGCGGCGGCGCTGCCCACTTACACCCCGGCGGCCACGGTCACGACCGTCACCTCGGCCCCGGCCGGCGCGGTGGTCGTGGAGTGCGTCCAGGAGGCGGGCAGGCTGCGGGTCCATGTCCTCTCCGACGGCTTCGAGCCGTCGTGGAACGTGCAGTTCCCGCGCGGGATGCGCCAGCCGGGGGCCCGCTATGTGGTCGACGCCCTGCATCCCGCCCAGGCGGGTTTCTATCGGGTACGCGGTGAGATCAGGCGGCTGGTCTGA
- a CDS encoding DUF397 domain-containing protein, producing MIPQRTVDFDQEVLPFGFGAMGQDGPRWSKSSYSGSGGGDRVEVAAGLDAVYVRDSEVMDGGPVLRAGRGEWAAFVGPAAGGAPFRSA from the coding sequence GTGATTCCGCAGCGGACTGTCGACTTCGACCAGGAGGTGCTGCCGTTCGGCTTCGGAGCGATGGGCCAGGACGGGCCGCGCTGGTCCAAGAGCAGCTACAGCGGGTCGGGAGGCGGCGACCGCGTGGAGGTGGCCGCCGGCCTGGACGCCGTGTACGTACGGGACTCCGAGGTCATGGACGGCGGCCCCGTGCTGCGGGCCGGCCGGGGCGAGTGGGCCGCGTTCGTAGGGCCGGCGGCCGGTGGGGCGCCGTTCCGGTCGGCGTGA
- a CDS encoding nuclear transport factor 2 family protein, whose translation MPDKRPPYPPFTRETAQQKVQAAEDAWNTRDPHRVASAYTPDSTWRNRDTFISGREEIVAFLTRKWERELDYALRKNLWSFHEDRIAVRFQYEWHDAEGAWWRSYGNELWEFDERGLMRRREASINDVAMAEADRRIHGPRPRDEYGVDLPLL comes from the coding sequence GTGCCGGACAAACGACCGCCCTACCCGCCGTTCACGCGGGAGACCGCCCAGCAGAAGGTCCAGGCCGCCGAGGACGCATGGAACACCCGCGATCCCCACCGGGTGGCGTCGGCCTACACGCCCGACTCGACGTGGCGCAACCGGGACACGTTCATCAGCGGACGCGAGGAGATCGTCGCCTTCCTGACCCGGAAGTGGGAGCGGGAGCTCGACTACGCGCTGCGCAAGAACCTCTGGTCGTTCCACGAGGACCGGATCGCCGTCCGGTTCCAGTACGAGTGGCACGACGCGGAAGGCGCATGGTGGCGCAGTTACGGCAACGAACTGTGGGAATTCGACGAGCGCGGCCTCATGCGACGCCGCGAGGCGAGCATCAACGACGTCGCCATGGCCGAGGCCGACCGCCGCATTCACGGCCCCCGGCCCAGGGACGAATACGGAGTCGACCTCCCGCTCCTGTAG
- a CDS encoding TetR/AcrR family transcriptional regulator translates to MPAPITEEQNRSDREALLDAAERLYYERGIQAVGMDEVRTASGLPLQRIYRFFAGKEDLVVAVLKRRDQRWRGSLSAHVEQVQDPRERVLALFDWLAEWFAEPGFRGCAWINAHGELGPSSEAVLAEVRSHKRAFHDQVAVWVRATGLPVAEPVVLLAEGAIVTAGISGDPAPARHARAAVATLLGMP, encoded by the coding sequence ATGCCGGCCCCGATCACCGAGGAGCAGAACCGCTCGGACCGCGAGGCACTGCTCGACGCGGCGGAGCGGCTCTACTACGAGCGCGGCATACAGGCGGTCGGCATGGACGAGGTCCGTACGGCATCGGGCCTGCCCCTGCAGCGGATCTACCGGTTCTTCGCGGGGAAGGAGGACCTGGTGGTGGCGGTGCTCAAGCGACGCGATCAGCGCTGGCGCGGAAGCCTGTCCGCCCACGTCGAGCAGGTCCAGGACCCCCGCGAGCGGGTTCTCGCCCTCTTCGACTGGCTGGCCGAGTGGTTCGCGGAACCCGGTTTCCGCGGCTGCGCCTGGATCAACGCCCACGGCGAACTCGGCCCTTCCTCCGAGGCGGTGCTGGCGGAGGTCCGGTCGCACAAGCGGGCCTTCCACGACCAGGTCGCGGTGTGGGTCCGTGCCACCGGGCTGCCGGTGGCCGAACCCGTCGTCCTGCTCGCCGAGGGAGCCATCGTGACGGCCGGCATCAGCGGCGATCCGGCCCCGGCGCGACATGCCCGTGCAGCCGTCGCGACATTGCTCGGCATGCCGTGA